In a single window of the Xylanimonas protaetiae genome:
- a CDS encoding prepilin peptidase — translation MAEMDAEPSGPAGTPTAQAAALASRHGAAVLVVAAALTAVALAFGADSWTTTVLVCVAPFAAAAAVIDVRCQRIPTPIVALTLMLALAILLVGTTFLGDVARLGRAILAAVSVGVLYLLLWRFASLGLGDVRLATVLGLVAGWAGWPMVAWFIIAAHLLAAPFAVWQLVRGRRGPIPFGPFLVAGLYLAVVLQALVN, via the coding sequence ATGGCCGAGATGGACGCCGAGCCGTCAGGACCAGCCGGAACCCCAACCGCCCAAGCAGCAGCACTGGCGTCTCGGCATGGAGCCGCAGTCCTTGTCGTTGCCGCTGCACTTACCGCCGTCGCGCTCGCATTCGGCGCCGACTCCTGGACCACAACCGTGCTGGTCTGCGTGGCCCCATTCGCCGCTGCCGCCGCCGTGATCGACGTCAGGTGCCAGCGGATCCCGACACCGATCGTGGCTCTGACGCTCATGCTGGCCCTCGCCATCCTCCTCGTGGGCACCACCTTCTTGGGCGATGTCGCGCGGCTCGGCCGCGCGATCCTTGCCGCTGTCAGCGTCGGCGTGCTGTACCTGCTGCTGTGGCGCTTCGCGTCGCTGGGTCTGGGCGACGTGCGCCTGGCGACGGTCCTGGGGCTGGTCGCCGGGTGGGCCGGCTGGCCGATGGTCGCCTGGTTCATCATCGCCGCGCACCTGCTCGCGGCGCCGTTCGCCGTCTGGCAGCTGGTCCGAGGTCGTCGCGGGCCGATCCCGTTCGGCCCGTTCCTCGTCGCAGGCCTGTACCTCGCCGTCGTCCTCCAGGCGCTGGTGAACTGA
- a CDS encoding peptidase inhibitor family I36 protein: MCPRDSNMTYSKRRLHPRLPRVTAALVALGVLTVGLAAPAQASSPDVMPLSSASCLAGRFCLWSGSMYTGGFFDATGNQNVTGVSRAMSVWNRSGRAVRVFSGAGGTGTSQCFAAGVQSASVSVPAGSVRFLTTTSC, encoded by the coding sequence ATGTGCCCGAGAGACTCGAACATGACCTACTCGAAGCGACGTCTGCACCCCCGTCTTCCCCGAGTCACTGCAGCGCTTGTTGCACTTGGCGTGTTGACTGTCGGCCTGGCCGCTCCTGCTCAGGCTTCATCTCCGGACGTCATGCCGTTGAGTTCAGCGTCGTGTCTCGCTGGTCGCTTCTGCCTGTGGTCAGGCAGCATGTACACGGGCGGGTTCTTCGATGCGACCGGCAACCAGAACGTGACCGGAGTGTCGCGAGCGATGTCGGTGTGGAACCGGTCAGGGCGAGCTGTTCGCGTGTTCTCGGGCGCAGGCGGCACCGGGACGTCTCAATGCTTCGCTGCCGGGGTGCAGTCTGCATCCGTTTCGGTACCCGCTGGATCGGTGCGGTTCTTGACCACGACGTCGTGCTAG
- a CDS encoding RNA polymerase sigma factor, which translates to MLRCRGAVCIRFGTRWIGAVLDHDVVLDRFRLGHGPRAEFEEFARSTYSDLHGYVLRQVGPNDVADVVSEAFTTAWRRWGDRPPTQDRWRAWVFGIAHKKILELYRTHARDRRVEASVAAQPHRACEPADGVVATDRVQRWLGELPAHERAPVYLVTISGFTFAEAGAILGHPTSTISTRVSRALQRLRPLVDAETEGIRRGLER; encoded by the coding sequence ATGCTTCGCTGCCGGGGTGCAGTCTGCATCCGTTTCGGTACCCGCTGGATCGGTGCGGTTCTTGACCACGACGTCGTGCTAGATCGCTTCCGCCTCGGTCACGGCCCTCGTGCTGAGTTCGAGGAGTTCGCACGCTCTACGTACTCCGATCTCCACGGGTATGTGCTGCGTCAGGTCGGCCCGAACGACGTCGCCGATGTGGTCTCCGAGGCTTTCACCACGGCGTGGCGGCGTTGGGGCGACCGTCCGCCGACGCAGGACCGGTGGCGGGCGTGGGTGTTCGGGATCGCCCACAAGAAGATCCTCGAGCTGTACCGCACGCACGCTCGAGACCGGCGCGTCGAGGCTTCCGTCGCCGCTCAGCCGCACCGTGCATGCGAACCCGCTGACGGCGTCGTCGCGACAGACCGGGTGCAGCGGTGGCTGGGCGAGCTCCCTGCCCATGAACGGGCGCCGGTGTACCTGGTGACGATCTCCGGGTTCACGTTCGCCGAGGCCGGAGCGATCCTGGGACACCCCACCTCGACGATCAGCACGCGTGTCTCCCGGGCACTGCAGCGGCTGCGTCCGCTCGTCGACGCCGAGACGGAAGGGATCAGACGTGGCCTCGAACGATGA